In Anaeromyxobacter diazotrophicus, a genomic segment contains:
- a CDS encoding DUF5996 family protein, producing the protein MHLEAPGLAPGLQEAWPALPYEAWQDTCETVHLFTQVVGMVRMELSPPVNHWWHVALYLTSRGLTTSPIPYGGASLDLTFDFVADRLLFEVSDGRQAAVPLRPMPVAEFHRRVLGELAALGVEVKLPRGPAEVLHPIPFAEDDVHRSYDGDWVRRFWRTLLRTSAVLAGLRGQFLGKASPIHFFWGSFDLALTYFSGRRAPERPELDAIGREAYSHEVISFGFWPGGETFPKPAYYAYAAPVPPALATVRCDPPEAYWHPPLGEFLLEHEQLRQADDPARALRRFYLSAYEAAADAAGWDRERLERGAASLH; encoded by the coding sequence ATGCACCTCGAGGCGCCGGGGCTCGCGCCCGGGCTGCAGGAGGCGTGGCCGGCCCTGCCGTACGAGGCGTGGCAGGACACCTGCGAGACGGTCCACCTCTTCACGCAGGTGGTGGGGATGGTGCGCATGGAGCTCTCACCACCCGTGAATCACTGGTGGCACGTGGCGCTCTACCTCACCTCGCGCGGGCTCACCACCTCGCCCATCCCGTACGGCGGCGCGAGCCTCGACCTCACCTTCGACTTCGTCGCCGACCGGCTCCTCTTCGAGGTCAGCGACGGCCGCCAGGCCGCGGTGCCGCTCCGGCCGATGCCGGTGGCGGAGTTCCACCGGCGCGTGCTGGGCGAGCTCGCCGCGCTGGGCGTCGAGGTGAAGCTCCCGCGCGGCCCGGCGGAGGTCCTGCACCCCATCCCCTTCGCGGAGGACGACGTCCACCGGAGCTACGACGGCGACTGGGTGCGCCGCTTCTGGCGCACGCTGCTCCGGACGAGCGCTGTCCTCGCCGGCCTGCGCGGGCAGTTCCTGGGGAAGGCGAGCCCCATCCACTTCTTCTGGGGCAGCTTCGACCTGGCCCTCACCTACTTCAGCGGGCGCCGCGCGCCCGAGCGGCCGGAGCTCGACGCCATCGGGCGGGAGGCGTACTCGCACGAGGTGATCAGCTTCGGCTTCTGGCCCGGCGGCGAGACCTTCCCCAAGCCCGCCTACTACGCCTACGCCGCCCCGGTGCCGCCGGCGCTCGCGACCGTGCGCTGCGACCCGCCAGAGGCCTACTGGCACCCGCCGCTGGGCGAGTTCCTGCTGGAGCACGAGCAGCTCCGCCAGGCGGACGACCCCGCCCGCGCGCTGCGCCGGTTCTACCTGTCCGCGTACGAGGCGGCGGCGGACGCGGCCGGCTGGGACCGCGAGCGGCTCGAGCGCGGCGCGGCTTCGCTGCACTGA
- the lptB gene encoding LPS export ABC transporter ATP-binding protein: MTEPVLRAEGLVKSYQRRRVVDGVSFHVRPGEVVGLLGPNGAGKTTSFNMVVGLVAPDGGRVRLGEDDLTRLPMHQRARRGVGYLPQEASIFRKLTVRQNFTAVLEALGVARAEREARAAALLAEFRLEPVAESLGETLSGGERRRAEVARSLLSGPRHILFDEPFAGVDPIAVAELQRLIASLRERGIGVLLTDHNVREALGICDRAYILSAGTLLEEGTPAAIAGSERARAAYLGERFRLDDASSPRSHGA, encoded by the coding sequence GTGACCGAGCCCGTCCTCCGCGCCGAAGGGCTCGTGAAGAGCTACCAGCGCCGCCGCGTGGTGGACGGCGTCTCGTTCCACGTCCGCCCGGGCGAGGTGGTGGGGCTGCTCGGGCCGAACGGCGCCGGCAAGACCACGAGCTTCAACATGGTGGTGGGCCTCGTCGCGCCCGACGGCGGCAGGGTCCGGCTCGGCGAGGACGACCTCACCCGGCTCCCCATGCACCAGCGGGCGCGCCGCGGGGTGGGCTACCTGCCCCAGGAGGCGTCGATCTTCCGGAAGCTCACCGTCCGCCAGAACTTCACGGCGGTGCTGGAGGCGCTCGGCGTCGCGCGCGCGGAGCGCGAGGCGCGCGCCGCGGCGCTGCTCGCGGAGTTCCGGCTGGAGCCGGTGGCGGAGAGTCTGGGCGAGACGCTCTCCGGCGGGGAGCGGCGGCGGGCCGAGGTGGCGCGCTCGCTCCTCTCGGGGCCGCGCCACATCCTGTTCGACGAGCCCTTCGCCGGCGTCGATCCCATCGCGGTGGCGGAGCTGCAGCGGCTCATCGCCTCCCTGCGCGAGCGCGGGATCGGCGTCCTGCTCACCGACCACAACGTGCGCGAGGCGCTCGGCATCTGCGACCGCGCCTACATCCTCTCGGCCGGGACCCTCCTCGAGGAGGGGACGCCGGCCGCCATCGCCGGCAGCGAGCGCGCCCGCGCCGCCTACCTCGGCGAGCGGTTCCGCCTCGACGACGCCTCGTCTCCCCGCAGTCACGGAGCTTGA
- a CDS encoding RluA family pseudouridine synthase, with amino-acid sequence MVPPVQVRVRFEVEPNYRGWRLDAYLAQKIRRLTPEKVAFLIAHRLEHEEPEPLTAESLVRPGLRFALVREVEPEPETPLDFGVVHDDGALLVVDKPAGLPVHPTARYHAHTFTAVAKARYPDRKVDPAHRLDRETSGLLACGTAPEHTSRLKAAFAAGRVEKRYLALCEGWPERDRFEVEAPLALTQASLVRVRMHVAVAGAASATGFEVLERRTAPDGARIALVACSPRTGRQHQIRAHLHHAGLPLVGDKIYGHDEAIFDRFTRRELTDADLARLRLPRQALHAWRLALPHPVTGARVELEAPLPADLRVFWDGCR; translated from the coding sequence ATGGTCCCGCCCGTGCAGGTGCGCGTCCGCTTCGAGGTCGAGCCGAACTACCGGGGCTGGCGCCTCGACGCCTACCTGGCGCAGAAGATCCGGCGGCTCACCCCGGAGAAGGTCGCCTTCCTCATCGCGCACCGGCTCGAGCACGAGGAGCCGGAGCCGCTCACCGCGGAGAGCCTGGTCCGGCCGGGGCTGCGCTTCGCGCTGGTGCGGGAGGTCGAGCCCGAGCCGGAGACGCCGCTCGACTTCGGGGTGGTGCACGACGACGGCGCGCTGCTGGTGGTGGACAAGCCGGCCGGGCTGCCGGTGCACCCCACCGCGCGCTACCACGCCCACACCTTCACCGCGGTGGCGAAGGCGCGCTACCCGGACCGGAAGGTGGACCCCGCGCACCGGCTCGACCGCGAGACCTCGGGGCTCCTCGCCTGCGGCACCGCGCCGGAGCACACGAGCCGGCTCAAGGCCGCCTTCGCCGCCGGCCGGGTGGAGAAGCGGTACCTGGCGCTGTGCGAGGGGTGGCCCGAGCGCGATCGCTTCGAGGTGGAGGCGCCGCTCGCGCTCACCCAGGCCTCGCTGGTGCGGGTCCGCATGCACGTCGCCGTCGCGGGCGCCGCGTCCGCGACCGGCTTCGAGGTGCTGGAGCGCCGGACCGCTCCGGACGGCGCTCGCATCGCGCTCGTCGCGTGCAGCCCCCGCACCGGCCGCCAGCACCAGATCCGCGCCCACCTGCACCACGCCGGCCTTCCGCTCGTGGGCGACAAGATCTACGGCCACGACGAGGCGATCTTCGACCGCTTCACCCGCCGCGAGCTGACCGACGCCGACCTCGCCCGCCTGCGCCTGCCGCGCCAGGCGCTCCACGCCTGGAGGCTCGCGCTCCCGCACCCCGTCACCGGCGCGCGCGTCGAGCTCGAGGCGCCGCTCCCGGCCGATCTACGGGTGTTCTGGGACGGGTGCCGCTGA
- a CDS encoding CTP synthase, with protein MVKRTKKTKYLFVTGGVVSSLGKGLAAASIGALMENRGLVVTHLKLDPYINVDPGTMSPFQHGEVYVTDDGAETDLDLGHYERFTSAKMTRGNNYTTGRIYNAVIQKERRGEYLGKTVQVIPHITDEIKTVIREAAGEADIVIVEVGGTVGDIESLPFLEAIRQMKYDVGEENVVYAHLTLVPFIAAAGELKTKPTQHSVKELREIGIQPDILLCRSDREISREMKDKIALFCNLETSAVFTARDVSSIYELPLALHAEGVDDKLAELMNIWSRAPRLDRWEGIVEKVSHPRKGEVKIGVVGKYVELAESYKSLNEALVHGGIASDVKVRHEFIDSQKLEEGDLSALAQVDAILVPGGFGVRGTEGKIMAVRYAREHKVPFFGICLGLQMAVIEFARDVLGLEGSNSLEFDEKTPHPVVTLMASQVGVEDKGGTMRLGSYACRLKEGTKARELYGADLIQERHRHRFEFNNGYRAQFEQAGMIFSGVNPDLGLVEMIELNNHPHFVGCQFHPEFKSKPFRPHPLFAGFIAAAVGFRDARHKGAVAEVTKLAVGKGA; from the coding sequence ATGGTGAAGCGCACGAAGAAGACGAAGTACCTGTTCGTCACCGGCGGCGTGGTGAGCTCGCTCGGCAAGGGGCTCGCGGCGGCGTCGATCGGCGCCCTCATGGAGAACCGCGGGCTGGTGGTGACCCACCTCAAGCTCGACCCGTACATCAACGTCGACCCGGGCACGATGAGCCCGTTCCAGCACGGCGAGGTGTACGTCACCGACGACGGCGCCGAGACCGACCTCGACCTCGGGCACTACGAGCGCTTCACCAGCGCCAAGATGACCCGCGGCAACAACTACACCACGGGGCGCATCTACAACGCCGTCATCCAGAAGGAGCGGCGCGGCGAGTACCTGGGCAAGACGGTTCAGGTGATTCCGCACATCACCGACGAGATCAAGACCGTCATCCGCGAGGCGGCCGGCGAGGCCGACATCGTCATCGTGGAGGTGGGCGGCACGGTGGGCGACATCGAGTCCCTGCCGTTCCTCGAGGCCATCCGGCAGATGAAGTACGACGTGGGCGAGGAGAACGTGGTCTACGCCCACCTCACGCTCGTGCCCTTCATCGCGGCGGCGGGCGAGCTCAAGACGAAGCCCACCCAGCACAGCGTGAAGGAGCTGCGCGAGATCGGCATCCAGCCCGACATCCTGCTCTGCCGCTCGGACCGCGAGATCTCGCGCGAGATGAAGGACAAGATCGCGCTCTTCTGCAACCTCGAGACCTCGGCCGTCTTCACCGCCCGCGACGTGTCGTCCATCTACGAGCTGCCGCTGGCGCTCCACGCCGAGGGCGTGGACGACAAGCTGGCCGAGCTCATGAACATCTGGAGCCGCGCCCCGCGCCTCGACCGCTGGGAGGGGATCGTCGAGAAGGTCTCGCACCCGCGGAAGGGCGAGGTGAAGATCGGCGTGGTGGGCAAGTACGTCGAGCTGGCCGAGAGCTACAAGAGCCTCAACGAGGCGCTGGTGCACGGCGGCATCGCGAGCGACGTCAAGGTCCGCCACGAGTTCATCGACTCGCAGAAGCTGGAGGAGGGCGACCTCTCCGCGCTGGCGCAGGTGGACGCGATCCTCGTGCCGGGCGGCTTCGGCGTGCGCGGCACCGAGGGCAAGATCATGGCGGTGAGGTACGCCCGCGAGCACAAGGTGCCGTTCTTCGGCATCTGCCTCGGCCTGCAGATGGCGGTCATCGAGTTCGCCCGCGACGTGCTCGGCCTCGAGGGGTCGAACTCGCTCGAGTTCGACGAGAAGACCCCGCACCCGGTGGTCACGCTCATGGCCTCGCAGGTGGGGGTCGAGGACAAGGGCGGCACGATGCGGCTCGGCAGCTACGCCTGCCGCCTCAAGGAGGGCACCAAGGCGCGCGAGCTGTACGGCGCCGACCTCATCCAGGAGCGCCACCGCCACCGCTTCGAGTTCAACAACGGCTACCGGGCGCAGTTCGAGCAGGCCGGGATGATCTTCTCCGGCGTGAACCCGGACCTCGGGCTGGTGGAGATGATCGAGCTCAACAACCACCCGCACTTCGTGGGGTGCCAGTTCCACCCGGAGTTCAAGTCGAAGCCGTTCCGCCCGCACCCGCTCTTCGCCGGGTTCATCGCGGCGGCGGTCGGCTTCCGCGACGCCCGCCACAAGGGGGCGGTGGCCGAGGTGACGAAGCTCGCGGTGGGGAAGGGCGCCTAG
- a CDS encoding KdsC family phosphatase yields MTPELLARAARIRLLLLDVDGVLTDGRLYYGAEGEVLKVFDVKDGHGLVLLRDHVELGVISGRPGLARKRLEELRFKHLVFSQRDKLEGYAQLAHLGFADGQVAYMGDDVNDLGLLRKVGLSACPSDAHPAVRAAVHFVAAAPGGRGAVRELVELILRAKGLPLA; encoded by the coding sequence GTGACGCCGGAGCTCCTCGCCCGCGCCGCGCGGATCCGCCTCCTCCTCCTCGACGTGGACGGCGTCCTCACCGACGGCCGGCTCTACTACGGGGCCGAGGGCGAGGTGCTGAAGGTCTTCGACGTGAAGGATGGGCACGGCCTCGTCCTCCTGCGCGATCACGTGGAGCTCGGCGTCATCAGCGGGCGCCCGGGCCTGGCGCGGAAGCGGCTCGAGGAGCTGCGCTTCAAGCACCTCGTCTTCTCGCAGCGCGACAAGCTCGAGGGCTACGCCCAGCTCGCGCACCTCGGCTTCGCCGACGGTCAGGTCGCCTACATGGGCGACGACGTGAACGACCTCGGGCTGCTCCGCAAGGTGGGGCTCTCCGCCTGCCCGTCCGACGCCCACCCGGCAGTGCGCGCGGCGGTGCATTTCGTCGCCGCGGCGCCCGGCGGCCGCGGCGCCGTCCGCGAGCTCGTCGAGCTCATCCTCCGCGCCAAGGGCCTGCCTCTGGCATGA
- the kdsA gene encoding 3-deoxy-8-phosphooctulonate synthase yields MAAPVRAVVGGHEVGDGRPLLLIAGPCVLESEAQALAHARQVKALAARHGVPAVFKASFDKANRTSGRSFRGVGLEPGLAVFERVKRETGLATLTDVHEAWQAEPAGRVVDVLQVPAFLCRQTDLVVACARHGRSVNVKKGQFLAPRDMRHVLAKCREAGNAQVVLTERGASFGYGNLVVDMRALVMMRELGAPVCLDATHAVQLPGGGGDTTGGNREYVAPLARAAAAVGIDALFMEIHEDPAQAKSDGPNSLDFAMADAVLRDVLAIRRALGQP; encoded by the coding sequence ATGGCGGCCCCCGTCCGCGCCGTCGTCGGCGGCCACGAGGTCGGCGACGGGCGGCCGCTCCTCCTCATCGCCGGCCCGTGCGTCCTCGAGTCCGAGGCGCAGGCGCTCGCCCACGCGCGGCAGGTGAAGGCGCTGGCGGCCCGCCACGGCGTGCCGGCCGTGTTCAAGGCCAGCTTCGACAAGGCGAACCGCACCAGCGGGAGGAGCTTCCGCGGCGTCGGGCTCGAGCCCGGGCTCGCCGTCTTCGAGCGGGTGAAGCGCGAGACCGGGCTCGCCACCCTGACCGACGTGCACGAGGCGTGGCAGGCCGAGCCCGCCGGGCGGGTGGTGGACGTCCTCCAGGTCCCGGCCTTCCTCTGCCGCCAGACCGACCTCGTGGTCGCCTGCGCCCGGCACGGCCGGAGCGTCAACGTGAAGAAGGGGCAGTTCCTCGCCCCGCGCGACATGCGCCACGTGCTCGCGAAGTGCCGCGAGGCGGGGAACGCGCAGGTGGTGCTCACCGAGCGCGGCGCCTCGTTCGGCTACGGCAACCTGGTGGTGGACATGCGCGCCCTCGTCATGATGCGCGAGCTGGGCGCGCCGGTCTGCCTCGACGCGACCCACGCCGTGCAGCTCCCCGGCGGCGGCGGCGACACCACCGGCGGCAACCGCGAGTACGTGGCGCCGCTCGCGCGCGCGGCGGCGGCGGTCGGCATCGACGCCCTCTTCATGGAGATCCACGAGGACCCGGCCCAGGCGAAGAGCGACGGCCCGAACTCGCTCGATTTCGCCATGGCCGACGCCGTGCTCCGGGACGTGCTCGCCATCCGCCGGGCGCTGGGCCAGCCGTGA
- a CDS encoding lysophospholipid acyltransferase family protein: MAVPLRKRLRRGARSLALRVLAALLGRLPLRAALAVGALAGRLAWHLAPGTRRLMLAHLALAFPEKSEAERRAVARASLVHLGQVALEVAALRRYRDRLEAYVSIAPGGAELVERAMARGRGLVFVAGHIGNWELLAQRLSRLAQPNAVVAKRNADAWLNGAVERLRAEGGLETFWREDPATGRRLLRLFKRGGGLGILVDQDTKVQGVFAPFFGRPAFTPRAAADLALRFGATALVVTSHRRGPGRGAGHELEVVELPYDPAPPDREAEVLRFTAAALAIQEAAIRRHPAEWVWMHRRWKTEPPLKGSLASAVPKSRELSGT; encoded by the coding sequence ATGGCGGTCCCCCTCCGCAAGCGGCTCCGGCGCGGCGCCCGCTCGCTCGCCCTGCGCGTCCTGGCGGCGCTGCTCGGGCGCCTGCCGCTGCGCGCCGCCCTGGCCGTGGGCGCCCTCGCCGGGCGGCTCGCCTGGCACCTCGCCCCCGGCACCCGGCGCCTCATGCTCGCGCACCTCGCGCTCGCCTTCCCGGAGAAGAGCGAGGCCGAGCGGCGCGCCGTCGCGAGGGCGAGCCTCGTCCACCTCGGGCAGGTCGCGCTGGAGGTGGCGGCGCTCCGCCGCTACCGCGACCGGCTGGAGGCGTACGTCTCGATCGCGCCCGGCGGGGCGGAGCTCGTCGAGCGCGCGATGGCGCGCGGCCGGGGGCTCGTCTTCGTGGCGGGGCACATCGGCAACTGGGAGCTGCTCGCGCAGCGCCTCTCCCGCCTGGCCCAGCCGAACGCGGTGGTGGCGAAGCGCAACGCCGACGCCTGGCTGAACGGCGCCGTCGAGCGGCTCCGGGCCGAGGGCGGGCTCGAGACCTTCTGGCGCGAGGACCCCGCCACCGGGCGGCGGCTGCTCCGGCTCTTCAAGCGCGGGGGCGGGCTCGGCATCCTCGTCGACCAGGACACGAAGGTGCAGGGGGTGTTCGCCCCGTTCTTCGGGCGGCCCGCCTTCACGCCGCGCGCCGCCGCCGACCTCGCCCTGCGCTTCGGGGCGACCGCGCTCGTCGTGACGAGCCACCGGCGCGGCCCCGGGCGCGGCGCCGGGCACGAGCTCGAGGTGGTGGAGCTGCCCTACGACCCGGCTCCGCCCGACCGCGAGGCGGAGGTGCTCCGGTTCACCGCCGCCGCGCTCGCGATCCAGGAGGCGGCGATCCGCCGCCACCCGGCGGAATGGGTCTGGATGCACCGGCGCTGGAAGACTGAACCCCCTCTCAAGGGTTCTCTAGCAAGTGCGGTGCCGAAAAGCCGTGAGCTTTCCGGCACCTAG
- a CDS encoding ubiquitin carboxyl-terminal hydrolase 14, with amino-acid sequence MSCTHLRDAGDPAPRTPDGCEECLQLGDAWVELRLCRSCGHVGCCDSSKNQHATRHFQQTRHPVIRSFEPGQRWSWCYVDQEMAQAQEGASGEGAQP; translated from the coding sequence ATGAGCTGCACGCACCTGCGAGACGCCGGCGACCCGGCGCCCCGGACCCCCGACGGCTGCGAGGAGTGCCTGCAGCTCGGCGACGCCTGGGTCGAGCTGCGCCTGTGCCGGAGCTGCGGCCACGTCGGCTGCTGCGACTCCTCGAAGAACCAGCACGCCACCCGGCACTTCCAGCAGACCCGGCACCCGGTCATCCGCTCCTTCGAGCCCGGCCAGCGGTGGAGCTGGTGCTACGTGGACCAGGAGATGGCGCAGGCGCAGGAGGGCGCGTCCGGTGAGGGGGCGCAGCCGTGA
- a CDS encoding LptA/OstA family protein, which produces MTGLALALVLALAAPAAQAAPAARRPEKAAPGAAAPPPTQVQAAAADYLYRERRTILTGKPLVTFTREDATLVCRRAVADNDAQGDIQHAVCEGDVKLTRGDRVVTCNRATFEAAEGTIVCRGDPILRDGATVMHCEEVTYDLDRDRVYARQVKGTVVQKPGQGLPVHGKAAKSP; this is translated from the coding sequence GTGACGGGCCTCGCCCTCGCGCTCGTGCTGGCGCTCGCGGCGCCGGCCGCCCAGGCCGCGCCGGCCGCGCGCCGCCCGGAGAAGGCGGCGCCGGGCGCGGCGGCGCCGCCCCCGACCCAGGTCCAGGCGGCCGCGGCCGACTACCTGTACCGGGAGCGGCGCACCATCCTCACCGGCAAGCCGCTCGTCACCTTCACCCGCGAGGACGCGACGCTGGTCTGCCGCCGGGCGGTGGCCGACAACGACGCGCAGGGCGACATCCAGCACGCGGTGTGCGAGGGCGACGTGAAGCTCACCCGCGGCGACCGCGTCGTCACCTGCAACCGCGCCACCTTCGAGGCGGCCGAGGGCACCATCGTCTGCCGCGGCGACCCCATCCTGCGCGACGGGGCCACCGTCATGCACTGCGAGGAGGTCACCTACGACCTCGATCGCGACCGCGTCTACGCGCGGCAGGTGAAGGGCACGGTCGTGCAGAAGCCGGGGCAGGGGCTGCCGGTCCACGGCAAGGCGGCGAAGAGCCCGTGA
- the rpoN gene encoding RNA polymerase factor sigma-54: protein MGLELKQHLKMTQQLVMTPQLQQAIKLLQLSRMELVDLIRTEVTENPLLEEPGEGEEESRAEGASPAEQAQEEAAPQHKEAEKAQEVKGEEGANEIDWDQYLDHYQLQGHTAPSNRGLSDEELPGYEATLTKKTDLVDHLTWQLRLSHFSPDEEKVAMLVIGNLDQDGYFKMPTVEGEAEDAARRDPLVRVSFESGMGLEFCEGVLKKVQALDPVGVAARDLRECLLIQVRVLNADTPEIVAIIERHLKHLESKNYAAVAKDLKISIDEVVKAVKVISHLEPKPGRAFSGEEPQYITPDVYVHKMGDKYITVLNDDGLSKLRISGMYRSALKNGQAGEAKEYIQDKLRSAVWLIRSIHQRQRTIYKVTESIVKFQKDFLDKGIAYLKPLILRDVAEDIGMHESTVSRVTTNKYVHTPQGIYELKFFFNSAINKTGGDEIASEAVKNHIKQIVAAEDPKHPHSDQKIVELLKGQNIEIARRTVAKYREVLGILPSSKRKKFF from the coding sequence ATGGGCCTCGAGCTGAAGCAGCACCTCAAGATGACGCAGCAGCTGGTGATGACGCCCCAGCTGCAGCAGGCCATCAAGCTCCTGCAGCTCTCGCGCATGGAGCTGGTGGACCTCATCCGCACCGAGGTGACCGAGAACCCGCTGCTCGAGGAGCCGGGCGAGGGCGAGGAGGAGAGCCGCGCCGAGGGCGCCAGCCCCGCCGAGCAGGCGCAGGAGGAGGCCGCCCCCCAGCACAAGGAGGCCGAGAAGGCGCAGGAGGTGAAGGGCGAGGAGGGCGCGAACGAGATCGACTGGGACCAGTACCTCGACCACTACCAGCTGCAGGGCCACACCGCGCCCTCCAACCGCGGCCTGTCGGACGAGGAGCTCCCCGGCTACGAGGCCACCCTCACCAAGAAGACCGACCTCGTCGACCACCTCACCTGGCAGCTCCGCCTGTCGCACTTCTCCCCCGACGAGGAGAAGGTGGCGATGCTCGTCATCGGCAACCTCGACCAGGACGGCTACTTCAAGATGCCGACCGTCGAGGGCGAGGCGGAGGACGCCGCCCGCCGCGACCCGCTGGTGCGCGTCTCTTTCGAGTCCGGGATGGGGCTCGAGTTCTGCGAGGGCGTGCTGAAGAAGGTGCAGGCGCTCGACCCGGTGGGCGTGGCGGCGCGCGACCTGCGCGAGTGCCTGCTCATCCAGGTGCGGGTGCTCAACGCCGACACCCCCGAGATCGTGGCCATCATCGAGCGCCACCTGAAGCACCTCGAGTCGAAGAACTACGCGGCGGTCGCGAAGGACCTCAAGATCTCGATCGACGAGGTGGTGAAGGCGGTCAAGGTGATCAGCCACCTCGAGCCGAAGCCGGGCCGCGCCTTCTCGGGCGAGGAGCCGCAGTACATCACGCCCGACGTCTACGTCCACAAGATGGGCGACAAGTACATCACCGTCCTCAACGACGACGGCCTCTCCAAGCTCCGCATCAGCGGGATGTACCGCTCCGCCCTCAAGAACGGCCAGGCGGGCGAGGCCAAGGAGTACATCCAGGACAAGCTGCGCAGCGCGGTGTGGCTCATCCGGTCCATCCACCAGCGGCAGCGGACCATCTACAAGGTCACCGAGTCGATCGTGAAGTTCCAGAAGGACTTCCTCGACAAGGGCATCGCCTACCTGAAGCCGCTCATCCTGCGCGACGTGGCGGAGGACATCGGGATGCACGAGTCCACCGTCTCGCGCGTCACGACCAACAAGTACGTCCACACGCCGCAGGGCATCTACGAGCTCAAGTTCTTCTTCAACTCCGCCATCAACAAGACCGGCGGCGACGAGATCGCGAGCGAGGCGGTCAAGAACCACATCAAGCAGATCGTGGCGGCCGAGGACCCGAAGCACCCCCACTCGGACCAGAAGATCGTCGAGCTGCTCAAGGGCCAGAACATCGAGATCGCGCGCCGGACGGTGGCGAAGTACCGCGAGGTGCTGGGGATCCTCCCGTCCTCCAAGCGCAAGAAGTTCTTCTGA
- the kdsB gene encoding 3-deoxy-manno-octulosonate cytidylyltransferase: MGLAYVIIPARYGASRFPGKPLAILAGKPLICHVAERALKARGVELVAVATDDERIAAAARGGGARAVMTGPAATGTDRVAQAARQLSPRPEVVVNLQGDEPLIEPAAIEALLTAMSDPAVKMATLARPLAEGELERPQVVKVVCAANGDALYFSRAAIPHRRAGGTSPMARAHVGIYAFREPFLQEFAALAPGRLEQEESLEQLRALEHGHRIRVVETQYGGFGVDTPEDLERARAMLARA; encoded by the coding sequence TTGGGACTCGCTTACGTCATCATTCCGGCCCGGTACGGCGCGTCGCGCTTTCCCGGGAAGCCGCTCGCGATCCTCGCTGGAAAACCCCTCATCTGCCACGTCGCGGAGCGCGCCCTGAAGGCGCGCGGCGTCGAGCTCGTGGCCGTGGCGACGGACGACGAGCGCATCGCGGCCGCCGCCCGGGGCGGCGGCGCGCGCGCGGTGATGACGGGGCCGGCGGCGACCGGCACCGACCGGGTGGCGCAGGCGGCACGGCAGCTCTCGCCCCGGCCGGAGGTGGTGGTGAACCTGCAGGGCGACGAGCCGCTCATCGAGCCCGCCGCGATCGAGGCGCTGCTCACGGCGATGTCGGACCCGGCGGTCAAGATGGCGACGCTCGCCCGTCCGCTGGCCGAGGGCGAGCTCGAGCGGCCGCAAGTGGTGAAGGTGGTCTGCGCGGCGAACGGGGACGCCCTCTACTTCTCGCGGGCGGCCATCCCGCACCGGCGCGCAGGGGGGACGAGCCCGATGGCGCGCGCGCACGTGGGCATCTACGCCTTCCGGGAGCCGTTCCTGCAGGAGTTCGCGGCGCTCGCGCCGGGGCGGCTCGAGCAGGAGGAGTCGCTCGAGCAGCTGCGGGCGCTCGAGCACGGCCATCGCATCCGCGTGGTCGAGACGCAGTACGGGGGCTTCGGCGTGGACACGCCGGAGGATCTGGAGCGCGCGCGCGCCATGCTGGCGAGGGCGTGA